Within the Leptotrichia sp. oral taxon 498 genome, the region TAAAAGTCAACATTGATGGAGAAGAAAAAATGCGAAAAGTGATTCCTGGAAGATATGAGATAAAATTATTTGAAATAACATATCCAAGTGATTTATTTGGGAAAAATAGATTTTTTAATGAATTTAATACTTTTTTGAAGGGGATTGAGCCGATTAAAACGAAGAGCGGAGAGCCAAAAGTTGTAAATATAAGAGCAACTAGAAAATATTCGTTACTTTTAGAAAGCCGATTTTATGAAGAGATGCAGCAAATAAAAGAAGATCTTTTATCTGATGAAGAAAAAATCTTAGAACTTCCAGCGTCTTCATTGGAAGACTATTATAGACAGCAATTGACTTCAATGTCAGGTAGAATGGGTGCAACTGAATACGCTGGAACTGATCAGGAATTTTTAAATAGACAAATTTATGTGTTATATCAGCTTTTGGATAAACCTAAATTTAATCCAAACAATGTCTATTCTGAGCTGGACAAGGAGTTTTTGATTGAAGAGCTGAAAAAAAATCGGAAAGAAGTTGTTGAAAATTTTGAAAAGTCAAAAGTGGAATATTTTATAAAAGAAAGTTATGAAAATTCAGGAATTGGAAAGTTGCAAGATGACTCAATTTATAAGTTTGATAAAGATGTTGTGATTTCGGATAAATTGGAAGATCAGGCAATTTTGCCAGAGATGGAAAAAAATGTCTATTTGACGGGCTTTCCTGAAAATATTATAGAAGAACTTGCAAAAAATAAGCTAAAGTTGAAAAGAACGCCGTTACTTTTGGAAAATAGTGATTATCATGGGTATATGTTTAATGAAGATAACACAGTCGTGTTTATTGGTGGAAAGGAGCCGAAATATTATTACAAAGACTATAAAATTAATGTTGTGAAAAAACCAATTGAAGTTTTGGATTTGCTGAAAACTGATTCTAATTACTATGTTTCAGATTTTTTCTAAAAAATAAGTAAATTTTGTGAATGAAATAATTTTAACAGGAGGAAAAATGAGTGATTATATTTTGGAAATGAAAAATATTCGAAAGGAATTTTTGGGTGGAAAAATTGTTGCAAATGATGACATTACCTTGAAGGTTAAAAAAGGGGAAATTCACGCAATAGTTGGAGAAAACGGAGCTGGAAAGTCAACACTTATGAAAATATTAAATGGGCTTTATGCACCGACTTCAGGTGAGATTTTTTACAAAGGGAAAAAAACTGAAATAATTAGTCCAACAATGGCAGCAAAACTTGGAATTGGAATGGTTTATCAGCATTTTATGCTAGTTGACACTTTAACGGTTGCAGAAAATATGGTGCTTGGATTTGAGCCAAAAAAAGACGGAATATTTTTTGACTTGAATAAAGCTAGGGAAAAAGTTCGGCAAGTTTCTGAAAAATATGGTTTAAATATTGATCCTGACGCAAAAGTTTCAGATTTATCGGTTGGAATTCAACAGAGAATAGAAATTTTGAAAGTTTTGTTTAAAGGAGCAGAACTTCTAGTATTTGATGAGCCAAGTGCCGTACTTACGCCGCAAGAAGTAAAAGAGCTTTATGAAATTATGAAAAATTTGGTAAAAGAAGGAAAAACTATAATCTTTATTTCGCATAAATTGCAGGAAGTGCTGGATTTGTCGGATAATATCACGGTTATCAGAAGAGGAAGCGATGTTGGAAGACTTGCAACAAGTGAAGCAACTAAAGAAAAAATTGCAAATCTTATGGTTGGAAGAGTCGTTTTGTTTGAAGTAAAGCGTCCTGAAGTAAAACTTGGGAATGTGCTTGTAAAAGTTGAACATTTAACTGTAAAAGATAAAAAGGGCGGAAAAGATGGAATTGAAAAAGTCAGCGATGTTTCTTTTGAAATAAGGGAAGGAGAAGTTCTAGGAATTGCAGGAGTTCAAGGAAATGGACAAACTGAGTTAATTGAAGCTCTGGCTGGGCTTGTAAAGATTGATGATGGAAAATATTCGATAGGAAATAAGAGTTTGGAAAATCAGACACCAAAGGAAATTAAAAACTCGGGATTTGCACATATCCCAGAAGACAGACATAAAAGAGCCGCAATTGACAATTTTACCATGGAAGAAAATATGGCGCTTGGACTTCAAGATGAATATTCAAAAGGGTTTTTGATGAATTATGGAGAAATTGAAGCTAAAACTAAAAAATATATTGAAAAATATGATATTCGTCCGAATAATGGGAAAATTAAATTTGGCGGACTTTCTGGAGGAAATCAGCAAAAAGTTGTAGTTGCACGGGAATTAGAGCGGGAAAATAAGTTTATAATTGCGGCACAGCCAACCCGAGGAGTCGATATTGGTGCGATTGAAATGATACACAACACGATTTTGCAGGAAAAAACTAAAAAGAAAGCAATCTTGGTTGTTTCAGCTGAATTATCGGAAATAATGGCATTAAGCGATAGAATTGCAGTTATGTATTCAGGAAAAATTGTAGGAATTTTGAACAGAAGTGAAGCAACAGCGGAAAAAATTGGGATATTAATGGCAGGAGGGAAATTAAATGATGAAAAGTAATGAGATAAAATCAAAAATAATAGATTTTATTCCAACAATAGTTTCAGTTTTTATTGCTCTAATTATCGGTGGAATAATAATGATTTCAAAAGGATTAAATCCATTTGTGGCATATTTTGATATGGTAAAGGCAGCTTTTTATCAGAGTTCACCTCGTTCACCATTTTTTAGTGGACTTGCCAAAACTTTATTTATAGCGACACCGCTTATTTTTTCGGCACTGTCGGCAATGGTAGCTTTTCGTGCAGGGCTTTTTAACATAGGAATGCAAGGGCAAATGATTGCTGGAGGACTGACTGCAGCATTTTGGGCTGTTGCGTTTAAAAATCAGTTTTTGGGAAATGTTGTAATTGTAATAATTGTTGCGATGGTTGCAGGATTTATTTGGGCGGGGATCGCAGGGTTTTTAAAATCTAGATTTGGCGTAAATGAAGTAATTAGTACAATAATGTTAAATTATATAATTGTTGAAATTCAGAATTTTTTGATAAATGGACCGTTAAAAGATCCGTTATCACAGATTCCTCAAACTGTAAAAGTTGTGAAAAATGCAAGACTTCCACTGCTTTTTGCAAAAGTTACAAAACAAAATTTAAATTTTGGATTTATCTTGGCAATCTTATTAATTATCGCACTTTACTGCTTTTTCAAATATTCGAAAAAAGGTTATGAGATAAAAGCTGTTGGACAAAGTGAAACAGTCGCTGAAAATGCTGGAATTAATCCAAAGAAGATAATGTTTTTAGCAATGGGAATTGCAGGAATTTGTGCTGGACTTGGTGGTGCGGAAAGAGTTTTAGGTGGAGCATCCCAGTATGCCTATACAGAGTTAATTATGGGAGACTACGGTTTTACTGGACTTGCGGTGGCTTTACTTGGAAAAAATAATCCTTTTGGAATTTTAGTTGCGGGAATTTTTTATGCGGCGCTTGAAGTTGGTGGACAGATGTTGCAGCAAAGATATCAAGTTGATAAGGACATTGTATATATAATTCAAGCATTAATTATTATATTTGTAGCATCAGAAAATTTATTTAAGTTTTTTATAAAAAAAAAGAAAAAGTAACTAAAAATTTTAAATATTAAAATTTAAATTTAAAAGGAAGGAAAAAATAAGAAAAATGAAAGAAATAGGGAATTTAATACAGCAAACAATAATTATTGCGCCACCAATTTTAATAACAGCGGTTGGAGCGTGTATTTCAGAACGAAGTGGTGTTGTAAATATTGGTCTTGAAGGAATTATGTTAAGTGGAGCTTTTGCCGCAGCAGTTGTAAATATAGCCACAAGTAATCCATATTTAGGAATTGTGGCAGGAATGGCCGTAGGGGTTTTAATCTCGTTAATTCATGCAGTAATTAGTATAAATTTAAAAGGAAATCAGATTATAAGCGGAGTTGCAATAAATTTATTTGCAGTCGCAGTAACTTCATTTTTAATAAAGGCACTATATAACACAGCTGGAAGTACTCCAATGGCAAAAGATGCCGCTGGAAATCCAATTCTTGCAAACCAGCCTCTGATGTTAATTATTATTTATGCAATCGCAATTTTGACACATTTTTTTCTGTATAAAACAGTTTTAGGACTTAGAATAAGAACGGTTGGAGAGCATCCACTTGCAGCGGATACAGTTGGAATAAGTGTCTACAAGATAAGATATATAAGTGTACTTTTGTCGGGAGCACTCGCAGGACTTGGTGGAGCATATTTGACAACTGTACTGCTTCCATCATTTTCAAATAATATGTCAGCAGGTCGTGGATATATCGCATTGGCGGCGATGATTTTTGGAAAATGGAATCC harbors:
- a CDS encoding ABC transporter permease, producing MKEIGNLIQQTIIIAPPILITAVGACISERSGVVNIGLEGIMLSGAFAAAVVNIATSNPYLGIVAGMAVGVLISLIHAVISINLKGNQIISGVAINLFAVAVTSFLIKALYNTAGSTPMAKDAAGNPILANQPLMLIIIYAIAILTHFFLYKTVLGLRIRTVGEHPLAADTVGISVYKIRYISVLLSGALAGLGGAYLTTVLLPSFSNNMSAGRGYIALAAMIFGKWNPIGAILASLLFAFGQAFADYAKATRIPIPQQFLTMIPYILTILALVGFVGKARAPKASGLPYEK
- a CDS encoding ABC transporter ATP-binding protein; translated protein: MSDYILEMKNIRKEFLGGKIVANDDITLKVKKGEIHAIVGENGAGKSTLMKILNGLYAPTSGEIFYKGKKTEIISPTMAAKLGIGMVYQHFMLVDTLTVAENMVLGFEPKKDGIFFDLNKAREKVRQVSEKYGLNIDPDAKVSDLSVGIQQRIEILKVLFKGAELLVFDEPSAVLTPQEVKELYEIMKNLVKEGKTIIFISHKLQEVLDLSDNITVIRRGSDVGRLATSEATKEKIANLMVGRVVLFEVKRPEVKLGNVLVKVEHLTVKDKKGGKDGIEKVSDVSFEIREGEVLGIAGVQGNGQTELIEALAGLVKIDDGKYSIGNKSLENQTPKEIKNSGFAHIPEDRHKRAAIDNFTMEENMALGLQDEYSKGFLMNYGEIEAKTKKYIEKYDIRPNNGKIKFGGLSGGNQQKVVVARELERENKFIIAAQPTRGVDIGAIEMIHNTILQEKTKKKAILVVSAELSEIMALSDRIAVMYSGKIVGILNRSEATAEKIGILMAGGKLNDEK
- a CDS encoding ABC transporter permease, producing the protein MMKSNEIKSKIIDFIPTIVSVFIALIIGGIIMISKGLNPFVAYFDMVKAAFYQSSPRSPFFSGLAKTLFIATPLIFSALSAMVAFRAGLFNIGMQGQMIAGGLTAAFWAVAFKNQFLGNVVIVIIVAMVAGFIWAGIAGFLKSRFGVNEVISTIMLNYIIVEIQNFLINGPLKDPLSQIPQTVKVVKNARLPLLFAKVTKQNLNFGFILAILLIIALYCFFKYSKKGYEIKAVGQSETVAENAGINPKKIMFLAMGIAGICAGLGGAERVLGGASQYAYTELIMGDYGFTGLAVALLGKNNPFGILVAGIFYAALEVGGQMLQQRYQVDKDIVYIIQALIIIFVASENLFKFFIKKKKK